One window of Pseudomonas sp. ML2-2023-3 genomic DNA carries:
- a CDS encoding arylesterase has product MRVWFLSAALALMCMAQTATAGTILIVGDSISAAFGLDTRLGWVSLLEQRLKEQGYDDQVVNASISGDTSAGGLARLPALLAEHKPDVVIVELGGNDGLRGQLPAQLKQNLAGMIDASRQAGAKVLLLGMQLPPNYGARYTQAFAAVYGELAKEKNVPLVPFFLEGVGGKPELMQADRIHPAVGAQGLLLDNVWPALKPLL; this is encoded by the coding sequence ATGCGTGTGTGGTTTTTAAGTGCTGCTCTGGCCCTGATGTGCATGGCGCAGACGGCAACGGCGGGAACAATACTGATTGTTGGCGATAGTATCAGCGCGGCTTTCGGACTGGATACCCGTCTGGGATGGGTGTCTTTGCTCGAACAGCGGCTCAAGGAGCAAGGATACGACGACCAGGTGGTCAACGCTTCGATCAGCGGTGACACCAGCGCTGGAGGGCTTGCGCGCCTGCCTGCGCTGCTTGCAGAGCATAAACCCGATGTGGTGATTGTCGAATTGGGTGGCAACGATGGGCTGCGTGGCCAGTTGCCAGCGCAATTGAAACAAAATCTTGCAGGCATGATTGACGCCTCCAGGCAGGCGGGTGCCAAGGTGCTGTTGCTGGGTATGCAGTTGCCGCCCAATTACGGTGCGCGCTACACCCAGGCTTTTGCCGCCGTGTATGGCGAACTGGCCAAGGAAAAAAACGTCCCGCTGGTGCCGTTTTTCCTTGAGGGCGTGGGGGGCAAACCCGAGCTGATGCAGGCCGATCGCATCCACCCGGCGGTCGGGGCGCAGGGGCTTTTGCTGGATAATGTGTGGCCGGCGCTAAAACCCCTGCTTTGA
- a CDS encoding ABC transporter ATP-binding protein — MGESILTAQNLSKVVPSAEGELTILHPLNLELSKGDSLAIVGASGSGKSTLLGLLAGLDLPSQGEVILAGRALSTLDEDQRARVRAEHVGFVFQSFQLLDSLNALENVMLPLELEGRKDAREHARHLLERVGLGQRLSHSPRQLSGGEQQRVAIARAFAANPDVLFADEPTGNLDSHTGERITDLLFELNKERGTTLVLVTHDERLAHRCRRLIRLEAGHLVGPLEP; from the coding sequence ATGGGCGAAAGTATTCTCACCGCGCAGAACCTTAGCAAAGTGGTTCCCAGCGCGGAAGGCGAGTTAACCATCCTGCACCCCTTGAACCTTGAATTGAGCAAGGGCGACAGTCTGGCGATTGTCGGCGCATCCGGCTCGGGCAAGTCCACCTTGCTGGGTTTGCTGGCTGGCCTGGACCTGCCAAGCCAAGGTGAAGTGATTCTGGCCGGTCGGGCCCTGAGCACACTGGACGAAGACCAGCGAGCCCGGGTTCGGGCCGAACACGTGGGTTTTGTGTTCCAGTCGTTTCAGTTGCTCGACAGCCTCAACGCCCTGGAAAACGTCATGCTGCCCCTGGAGCTTGAGGGCCGAAAGGACGCCCGCGAACATGCCCGCCATTTGCTGGAACGTGTCGGCCTGGGCCAGCGCCTGAGCCATTCACCGCGCCAGCTTTCCGGCGGTGAACAACAGCGGGTCGCCATTGCACGGGCATTTGCGGCCAACCCGGATGTGCTGTTTGCCGATGAACCCACCGGCAACCTGGACAGTCACACCGGCGAGCGCATCACCGATCTGCTCTTCGAACTGAACAAGGAACGCGGCACCACCCTGGTGCTGGTGACCCACGACGAACGCCTGGCCCATCGCTGCCGTCGCCTGATCCGACTTGAAGCTGGCCATCTGGTCGGCCCTCTGGAGCCCTGA